The DNA segment AACGTATGGCTTCGGGCGTTGACCTCAGCGCACACGCGCTCACCGGACTCGCGAACGACATCAGGGACTTCCACCACACGGTGAGCGAGCGCGTGACGTCCCTCAACCGGGTCGTCGACATGATCCAGGCCGGCTGGAAGGGCGCGGCGGGCAAGGAGTTCGACACCGTCCAGCAGGGTGTGAACAAGAACCTCAGGAAGCTCCAGGACGACCTCGTCGACCTGGAGGAGGCGATGCGGGCGAGCGTCGGCGGCTTCACCGACCAGGAGCAGGAGCGGATCTCCGACATCCGCAAGGTCGACAACTCCTACGAGGTCAAGAGCCGCATCACGGACCTCGCCTGATTTCCCGGCCGCACCCACGAGGGAGAAACGCATCATGAGCCACTCCGCAGACCGCACCGCAGTCAATTACGACACCGTCACCCAGGCCGCCAGCGACGTCCGCAACACGGCCAAGAACCTGTCCGAACAGCTCGAGACCCTCATGCGCCGCGTGAAGGCCGTCGCCGAGACCTGGGAGGGCGAGGCGAAGGTCGCCTACGCCGACATCCAGCGCGACAGCAGCGAGCAGATGGACCAGATGACCCACAAGCTCGCCCGCATCGCCAAGCTCCTCGACGACTCCGTCGTCGGCTACCAGGACACCGACCAGGGCAACGCGGCCCGCTTCCGCATGCTGATGGGCTGAACCGGGTTCGGTGAGGGGGCGCCACGCACGTGCGTGGCGCCCCTTCGCCGTTCCACTCGAACGAGCTACCTCAGCGGGGCCCGTAGACCCCGGAGACGGCCTTCGGCGCCCCCGCCGTTAGCCCGGTCCCCTGACATCCGAGCTGCTGGGCCACGCTCTGGGCGGCAGCGTTGGCGACGATCATCTGATTGTCAGCGGCTTCCTTGCCCGAGAGCTTGACCTTGCTCTCGCGCTCCAGCCGGGCGTTGACAATGATGTTCTTCTTCGGGTTCGCCATTCGGCAGTGGAAGTAGATCGAGGCCACTCGCTCTTCGGACGCCGCCGAGGCTCCCGTCCGGTAGTACGTCGACGTCTTCTCGGACTCGGAGTTCGCCTTCAGGATGACCATGGCCTCCCGGAAATAGATGGTGACGAACTGGTCCCC comes from the Streptomyces seoulensis genome and includes:
- a CDS encoding WXG100 family type VII secretion target, giving the protein MASGVDLSAHALTGLANDIRDFHHTVSERVTSLNRVVDMIQAGWKGAAGKEFDTVQQGVNKNLRKLQDDLVDLEEAMRASVGGFTDQEQERISDIRKVDNSYEVKSRITDLA
- a CDS encoding WXG100 family type VII secretion target yields the protein MSHSADRTAVNYDTVTQAASDVRNTAKNLSEQLETLMRRVKAVAETWEGEAKVAYADIQRDSSEQMDQMTHKLARIAKLLDDSVVGYQDTDQGNAARFRMLMG